Genomic window (Clostridia bacterium):
GCTGCTCTCGCTTTCGGACTCCATCAGCAGCGTGCAGCCGCGCCTGGGGCTCCACTCCTCGCTGGTCACGCACTACGCCCTCCGCCTTGGAGAGGCGATGTCCCTCCCTTCGGACGAACTCCTCGCGCTCAGCCACGCCGGCCGCTTCCACGACATCGGGAAGATCGTCGTCGCCCTCCCGCCGTTCCCGCGTCGCGAGGACGTCATCCGGCGACCCGAGGACGAGCGCATCCTGCTCCACCCGAAGACCGGCCACGAGATGCTCGCCATGTTCCCCCTGCCCGCCGGCGTTCTCGAGACGGTGCGGTCGCACCACGAGCGCTGGGACGGCCAGGGCTATCCCGACGGCCTCGCCGGCGGCGCCATCCCGCGCACGGCGCGCGTGCTGGCCGTCGCCAACCTCTACATCGCGCTGACGTACGATGTCCACCCGACTCCGGCCTACCCGCACGACGAGGCGTTGCGCCTCGTCGCGGCAGAGGCCGGGGCGGGGCTGGATCCGGCCGCGGCGGACGCGTTCCTGCGCCTGCACGAGGCCGAAACCGACGCCGGAAAGGAGGGAAGACCATGAAGCGCTTCCTGGCTTCGGTCGCGCTGGCGCTCGTCCTCGCCGTCTGGGCTGGCGCCGGGGCATCCGTGGCATGGGCCGCGCCCGCGCATCACGGGACGCACTCGGCCCATCCTCAGCACGGGCCCATGGTATCCGACTTCGTGTGGTGACCCGGCACCCACGCGCGAACGCCCGGGCTTGCAGCACCGGGCGTTCGCGTGCCTCCGGGCTTGTCCGCTAATTGCTAGAATGAGCCCATGGGCGCTTTCGCGCTGCTCGACGAGTTCATGTCGGCGTACGGGTACTGGGCGCTCTTCGCCGCGCTCGCGCTGGAGAGCCTGGCCATGCCCGTCTTCAGCGAGATCATCCTGGCCTATGCCGGCTACCTCGTGGCCATCGGGCACCTCTCGTTCTGGCCCGCCCTCGCGACGTCCGTCCTCGGCACGATCATCGGCTCTTCCGTGGCGTACGCCGTCGGCCTGCGCGGCGGGCGGCCGCTGCTGGAACGGTTCGGCCGGCGCTGGCTGCCGGCCGACAAGGTCGACGCCTTCGAGGCGCGGCTGAACCGCTCGCTGGGCGCGGCCGTGTTCGCGGGGCGCCTGCTGTCCGGCGTCCGCTCGGTGTCCTCGTACCTGGGCGGCGTGTTCCGGCTGCCCTTCGGGCCGTTCCTCTTCT
Coding sequences:
- a CDS encoding DedA family protein; translation: MGAFALLDEFMSAYGYWALFAALALESLAMPVFSEIILAYAGYLVAIGHLSFWPALATSVLGTIIGSSVAYAVGLRGGRPLLERFGRRWLPADKVDAFEARLNRSLGAAVFAGRLLSGVRSVSSYLGGVFRLPFGPFLFYTTLGAIVWSAGIILAGMALGERWDDVVTAMHTW